From Candidatus Woesearchaeota archaeon, one genomic window encodes:
- a CDS encoding potassium channel family protein yields the protein MEQKISALVTVFLVFAILLTGAAVYHNMEKWSWVDSFYFSTTTLTTIGFGDLHPTTNASKIFTIFYILIGVGVVFYMLSTIILNYVEGHKRTITKSLLGTLSMKKEPERWIELKVKKEK from the coding sequence ATGGAGCAGAAAATAAGCGCATTGGTGACTGTTTTTCTTGTATTTGCAATCCTGCTTACAGGAGCAGCAGTTTATCATAATATGGAGAAATGGTCGTGGGTTGATTCATTTTACTTTTCAACCACAACATTGACAACAATCGGATTTGGGGATCTTCATCCGACAACAAATGCATCAAAAATATTTACGATTTTTTACATACTCATAGGCGTAGGCGTAGTTTTTTATATGCTTTCCACAATAATCCTGAACTATGTCGAGGGCCATAAAAGAACAATAACAAAGTCGCTTTTAGGCACATTAAGCATGAAAAAAGAGCCCGAAAGGTGGATTGAGCTTAAAGTTAAGAAAGAGAAGTAG
- a CDS encoding DUF5654 family protein, translating to MMKQNELNQKLVKHAKYFQKEVRKNIAIAISAAFAFILALYWKDLITEGVNKVLDYLKLSGNSFYFRVFVALIVTLICVLGIIIITRWGQIKNK from the coding sequence ATGATGAAACAAAACGAATTGAACCAAAAGCTTGTAAAGCACGCAAAATACTTCCAGAAGGAAGTGAGGAAAAACATAGCTATTGCAATATCTGCTGCATTTGCCTTTATCCTCGCATTGTACTGGAAGGATCTCATAACTGAAGGCGTCAATAAAGTCCTTGATTATCTTAAGTTAAGCGGCAACAGCTTTTATTTCAGGGTGTTTGTTGCTTTAATTGTGACATTGATCTGCGTATTGGGAATAATAATCATAACAAGATGGGGTCAGATAAAGAACAAATAG